The Nocardia vinacea genome contains the following window.
GTCACGGTGCCCTGCCCTGCCGCCGTGAAGAGGGTGGTGCCGAGGACCTCGCGAATATCGTCGACGGTCGGCAGGTACCCCGCCAAGTCGGGTTCGGTCTGGGGCGGCACCGAACTCACCGCGAGCACGAAGGCGTCACCCGCTGCGGGCTGAGCCGATCCACTCATGGATTGCTGCGCGACAGGGCCGAGCGCGAAGTTGCCCACGCCGCAGAATATTGACACAGCGGCCAGCCGCTCAGCGATCAGACGTCGACGGTAGTCATCGAGCTTCCCGGGCGGACGGGAGGTGCTGGTCTCGGACAGCATGCCGGTGACGGCATACTGCATGGCCCCCGACCGGGTCGCGGGCAGTTGGCTCGTCCGACGCCATTGGTTCAGCAAGTTCGACGCATGCAGAGGGTAAGTGAGCAGACGTGTCAGACGCGCGTCCTCGACCTCGGCCAAGAAGTCATCGGCGCCGGTGCCCGCCATCTCCCGGATCTCGGGCAAGTCCAGAGGAAGAAGCTCGAGCTCCTCGAACCCATGCAACGCTGCCCGCAACCCTTCTGCCAGGTCGAGCGTCCATGAACCAGGTCTGCAAGCGAACCGCCATGCTATGCGATCGGATCCCGGACGTTGTAGCAGCCTGACCAGCGCGTACCCAAGGTCAGGTTCAACCTGGAGCGCCTCGTCGACAGCATCGATGAAGACAACCTTCGCCGGAAGATCGGACGGCGAGGACTCGTCCGAGGGCAGGGAGCCGAGCAAGTCGGCGATGGATCGGCGACCGTCGAGCCGCAAGTCGATCGACACACTGTCAGCTTCTCGGCCCCTGAGCTCCTCGATCAGTGTGCTCTTACCGGCGCCTCCCGGTGCGAGCAACACATAGGAACTGTGGGTGCCGATCAGAGCCTCGGTCCGTCGGGGGCGGTCGCCCGTGTACCAGTCGCGGCTCAACGTCGCAGAGTCGAGCAGCCCGTCCCTCGTGCGCGGGATGTCGCTCTTTACCGAGGCCAGCCATCGGCCCATCACTCTGCTCCGCCCCGTCCCGTGGCTTGTCGCCTCTCCCCGGCACAGGTTCCTCGGCATCCGTCATGACAGTCGAAGCCTAGAACTCGTCGGCCTGTCGACCAAGACGCGGGTCGACGTGTCTGGCCATTCCATTGCCGGACGTTCAGATTGCCATCGCCGTTATCTGTCGGCATGCCGAATCTGGAACGTGTTCTCCCAGCGGATCGCCTGCTGTCGGTGGTTCCACGGCTGGCAACGCGGCGGTCCCGCAACGGGGTTCTGACGCGGATAGCGTGATCAGTCCGCGGGTCGGCGGATCTCTGTTGTCGAGCCGGATTCGTTGTGGCTGAGTAGTATTCGCTTCCGGAGCAGGTCCAGGTTCGATCTGCCAAAGCACTGTCTCTTGAGAGCCTTAACCTTGTTAACGGTGCCCTCGGTCGGTCCGTTGCTCCAGTTCAGGGTGAGTCCGGCTGTGACAGCGGCGAAGTCGTGCTCAAGGCCGGTGGCGAACGAATGCAGTGCGGGCAGGTCATCGGCTCGGACGCTCGCAATCCATTCCGGGAGGCGGTCGCCGCGTCGGTCGCGCATGAGGACCGCGAACGCGCCGACGTGACGGCGGGTGGCGGCAAGTTCGGGACAGTACGCCAGAATCGTGGTGAGCTGGCGTGTTTCGGCGTCGGACAGGTTGTCCGGGTGACGGGTGATCCAGCTGGTCACCGCCCGGATATTCGGTTTCGGCGGTGGGACCACCACCGGTCGCGCCGATGGCTTGCTGGCCTGGTAGGGCCGCAGGAAGCGGTAGACGTTGTTGGGACTGCCGCGGTAGCCGAGCTCACGCAGCTCGGTGATCAAGGCGGCGACATTGGTATGTCCGGCGTTCCAGCGGGTGAGTAGATGCGGCACGAACTGATCGATCATCCTGGCGCGAGACGTCGCGGTGGCGATGACGTCCTCAGGGTCGGCGGCCAGAGCGAACCGGCGCGCCGTCTTCCGATCGATATCGAGTTCTCTGGCGATGGTGCGCAAGCCTTTACCCTCAGCACGCAGCCGTTGCACCGCCTCGTACCGTTCGACGGCGCGAGCACGCAATCCCGCGTATCCATCGCCGCGATAATCTTCGGGCAGCAGTGGCGTGTTCTCGGTGGCCTCGCTCGCGACCGCTCCAGAAGAACCGTGGGCAGCAGCGCCGGGATCGCCACTGGCATTTGATGATTCGGTGAGACAACGACGGTGCGCCACCACTGTCTTTTCCACGGCTTGGCACAAGTTCTGCCACAAGTGCCACCTATCCGCGCATTGGGTGGCCTGGGGTGCGCCGCGGCGCGCTGCTTCGCTGTAGGCGCTGGCCCGGTCGCGGGTGATGATCTCGATTTCCGGATGCTGCGACAACCATGCCGCCAGCGGGTCGGCCTCACGCCCGTCGATAACGTCGACGGGTCGGTGGGTGGCCATGTCCAGCAGGATGGTGGCGTACCTGCGGGAACGTTTGACGGCGAAATCGTCGACCCCCAGCGCGGTGATCGCACCAACCGGCGGATCGGGCAGTGCGCGGATCAGCCGCAGCAGTGTATCCCGGCTGGCTGGCAACCCCAGCTGGGCCGCGAGCCGGGCACCGGCTCGTCCTGCCAGTGCCACCGCGATCCTGGTGAGCATCGCGGTCAGCTGATCGGTGCGGCGCGACCGTTTCACCGTGAGCCCGTCGACCTGTTCAGCGAAAGTCTTTGCCCGACAACCGGTATTCACGCAGAAGAACCGGCGCACCACAAGCCGCAGTACCATCTTCCGCCCGGCTACCGCCGCGTCGGCGAGCTGGCGGCGATAACGGGAATGCACACGACCAGAAAGGGTTCCGCATTCGCCGCATCGGGCCGTCGAGGTGGCAACAACAGCAGCCACGACGACGGTGTCGGCCTCGGCTCGAACGCCCTGAACCAGCAGATCGTTCAAGTGCGGCAACAAGATTCGAACAAGATCAACGCACGCCTGCCACCTTCACCCAAGCCGAGCCGGAAGTTGCGGTGACACGCCGACCGGCAAAATCACGCTATCCGCGTCAGAACCCGCAACGGTGGCAAACGACAGCAAAGTCAGCGCGTTGTGGCTGGCGTCCCGCTCGAGAGAAGTCGGAGTCGGCTGGATTGCAATCGGGCAGGTCGTCCGGACGTCAGCTGGAAGCGCTGCTCTGAATGGTTGCTAGAACCGAAGTTGGGCGGATGAACCGCGGATGTGTCGGAGATCGCTCGCGGAGAGTTCGGGTACTGTTGGCGCGCTCGCAGGTGATGACGCCGTCATCACAAGGCATCAGAACCAGGCGCTGAGCACGTGATGACCGTGTCATCAGCTGAGTGGTAGATTTTGTCGTGAAATGTAGTGACACGTCGCGAAGGTGCATTTGAGCGGCGGTGATACGCGCAGGTCAGCTCGTTGACCTGGTCGTTTCCAGTGGAGCGCAATGGGGTTCGATTCCCCCGGGGGTAGCGGTAACATATTTCTTTTGGCGTAGACGGCCTTTCCGGTAGCTTGGAAGTGATTCCGCGTCATGCACGCGGTCACTGCGGCGGCTTCTCAGGCATCGTGTCTTTCGACAATCGAAAGTTACGCATGATTACACCCCGCCCACGGCCTCGGAATGACGGCACCGTTGGTTGGCAGGTTCCCTTCCATTACTACGACACCGACGGCACGCGTCGGCAGTCCTCGGAAACCTTCGATGACTTCGAATCTGCCCGGGGCTGGGCTGCACTCGTTGACCGTGTGGGTGTTGATGACGCACTCGGCAGTCTCGAAGACCAGCGTTCCGGCACCGATCGGCCGGTGTTGTTGACCGAATGGCTGACCGAATACGTGGACCGACTCGCTGCGGTTCAGGATGATGTTCGCCTCAAGTATCACTCTTACATCCGCAACGACATTGCTCCGTTTTTCGGCGCGAGCGCGCCGATCGACGCGGTCACCCGGGACAGCGATGCCGCCTGGATCGCCTACCTCAGGCAGGACAAGGGAAATTCACCGAAGACGGTCAGGAACAAGCACGCCTTCCTGTCGGCCGGTCTAGGTGCGGCCGTACAGCACCGCCCGTCGCTGCTGCCATTTAATCCGTGCGCCCAAATGAGGCTCACGCCGCAGGGAGAGGATCCGGATCAGCAATGACGCAATGTAGGCCATCGGCTAAAGGACCCGCCGAGCGCATGGGATGAGGAGACCGAGACTCTCGTTGTCCAGTGGGCGCTTCAGTTCATCGACATGACTGCCGAGCCAGTCGCCATTCCCAACCGCAATCGAGTGTCCAGCAGCTTGTCGTATGTGGTACGCGGCTCCAGGGGTAGCGGCACTGGCCGCGGGGACTGGTGTGGATTGTTGTGCTTGGTGTTCGCCACGCCGTGGCGGTGAGTGCTGTGTCATCGATCAGCGTTTAGCTTGTGTGGCGACAACAATGCAATGGATACGTCGCCCTGCGAAGCATGTGGTTGTCCGCGGTTCGGATGCTCTTAACCGCAGTGTTGGTGGGCCTGCGGGGTTGACTCGCAGGCCGCCTACGGATGTGGACACGATGATGTTGTCATGATCAGGATTCTCGATCCATGTGTTGACCGCGTGATGACAGCAGACGGGATTTCGGTCGTGAAATGTAGTGTGACGCCGCGAAAATGTAATTTAGTGGCAGTGATACGGATACGCGCAGGTCGAGTTGGCTGACCGCGCGTATTGTCTGGGGCCCAAGGGGTTTCGAGCCCCTGGGTCATGTCGTGTATCGCTGGTGAGGCTTTCGGCATCGACCAAGGATCGAGGCTGAATGCCGACTGTTCAGGGCTGGTGCATGGTCGGGGGTGACAAGTTCGGCGGCGACGGGTGGAATGCTGCGGCGAGCAGGGTGTCGTGGCTGCTCATCGTCGGTCCTGCGGCGGTATCGGATGGCGACGGCGAGTTGGGCGCCTTTTAAACGGCCTGCTTGGTTCGGTGGTTGTCGCGGGGCTGCGGGAGTGGTCGTCGAGGTGGCTGGGCGGCTGGTGGCTTCGATGGCAGCGGCGATGTCGTCGGCGGTGAGGAACCAGGAGCGGCCGGCCTTGTGTCCCGGGAAGCAGCCGGTCTTGAGTTGCTCGATATACCAGCGTTCTGACTTGCCCAGCGCGCGTGCACCAACTGAGACCGGGTAGGTCGCCTCGTGCGGACCACCGGGCGCAAGCTGCTCGAACTCGGACAGCGAGGTAGTCGAATTGTCGCTCACCATCAACCCTCTCGTTCGGTGGGTCGGTCATGGCGATGCCAGCCCATGGACATGTCGGCATCGGAGGTGGGAGTCGATTCTATGGTGGCCGCGGATCTCACTCCTTTCTGCGGCCCAGGTTATCGCCGACCGGCTGCCCTGGGTGCGTGCCGAACATGCTCGCCCTCGTCGCCTGACCGCACACGCCGCTACACATCCACCGACCGAAATCCATTCCATTCGATTCCCCGTGAAACGGAATGCAATGGAATGGATTGAAACGGAATCCGCGATGTCGAACGCCGTCACCACTGACACCGCGGCCGAGCCCGGTCAGTGCCAATTGCCCGGCTGTACCTCGATTACTACGGCTCGGCAGTCGGGTCAGCGGCGGTGGCGATAGTCAGCCGTCGATGTGGCGGGACGGCTCCGCGGGAACGTCGTCGGTGTCGTCTGGCCCGCGCGGGCCTTCCTGGGCGCGGCGAGGATTTCGGCGGCGACGGTTTCGATTGTTGCGGCGTCGCTGAGTATTCGACTGATGGTCGAGCGGCTTTTGTTCAGTTCCCGTGCGATTCGGGTTGGTGTCCACCCATCGAGGTGGTGATGAGTCAGTGCTCGGGCGACCATGTCGGGATCGCGGCGGCGGCCGGGGTCTCGTGCGCACAGAAGCGCCGCCACATCCTGGAACTCTGCGTCGGTGCGGTCGGCTAACGGCGGTGGCATGCGCACATGATCGCTATCGATCATCACCTCGGGTTGAGTCGCTGTCGGCGTGGTAGATGGTGTGCACGTGTTCTGCGGTGCGTGCTGATCGGTGGTGGCCGGACGGATGTCACTGTGGGTGGTTGAGTGGGCGAGCGCGAGCAGTGCGACCGTCGCTTGAGCCATCGACCCTTCGATGATCAACGGCCACAGCCACGCTTCACCGTGCGGGACACCGGCGGTGATCGCCAGCGACCGCAGGGCGGTGAACGATAGCCAGAACGCCCCGATGGCAATGAATGCGGTCATCGCGGTCGCGACCACGTGGGTACCGCGGGCTCCGGCGTGCGCACGCAGCAGAACCGAGACCCCGTGCACCGCGGCCAGCAGCGCCAGGGGCGGAATGACGGCAACCGCCGCGGCGACCGCGGGCAGCGCGGTGTCGTGCAAGAGGGCTTGGGTGGCGTTGCCGGTGATGCTCAGGATGGCCGCTGCCGTGAGCACGGTCCAGAAGAACGCGTGCGCACGCGGCTTACGGGTGGTCGGTGCGGGCCGTGCGGTGTGCACGCCGGCGTGAGGTGAGTCGATGGATGTGTCAGGCATGGGACAGCTTCCTTGTGCAGGCGTGGTCAGCGTGCGGACGAGGCATGTGTGCTCGGCTGGTGTGCGGATACCTCGGTTGAGATGGATCGCGAGTTGCAACCCAGGCGCTTTGACTTGGGCGCTACCGACCGGAAAGGGCTCCACATGAGCTGGATGCCGACCCGGCGCCCTTTCCGAGACCGCGCGCTATTCGTTGGGCTGGCTGCCGTAGTCGGCAGATGGGGCCAGGGGATGTTGTTCACCGGTGAGCCAAGACAACGCTTCGGCGACTTCGCTGGTGCTGGCGCGGGTGTAGATCGTGGTAGCGCCGTCGCGATGGCTGTCGGCGTGTCCGGCATAGGCTTTGGCGACCGATAATCCGAAGTTGCGTTCGACCCATTTCAGGGTGGTGTGGCGCAGCCAGTAGATGCTGATGCCGCGCACGGTGATGTCAGGGATGTAGCGCGACATGCGGACGAACATGTTTTCGTAGCGGCGACGACGGACCGGGCGTCCGCCACGTTTGGATCGCAACAGTGGTTCGTCTGGGGCGACGGGGCGGTCGGCGGCGTGGCGCAGCAGCGCGTCCATCAGGCTGGGGGAGACGGGCTGCCAGCGCTCGGTGTTGCCTTTCTCGCGCAGGCGGATCAGGCATTGGGTTGTGTCGAGATCGATACGGCGCAGCGACATCGCACCGATAGGGCGACATGCGGTTTCGGTGTGTAGCCGCAGCAACAAAAGGTCGAGTTCGGGGTCCTGACCGGTGGTCGCCGCGATGTCGTACATCTGCCGCAGAATCTCGTCGGGGATCTTGTCGCGGGTGGAGGGCTGCTGGCGGGGCAGTCGTAACCGCTGGGCGGGATTGTCGGTCGCGTCGATGAGGCGATCGTCGACCGCGCTCTGGTACAGGCGGCGTAGTGCGACGACGGCATGGATGCGCACGGAGTAGCCGTTGCGATCGTTGCGGCGCACCTTGCGTTGGGTCTGGAGCAGCTCGATGGCCAGTTGGAGGTCGGTGACGGTGACTTCGTCGAGACGCCGATCGGCCCAGCCGTCGAGTTCGAGCAGGCGGCGCCAATATCCCAGGTAGGCGTCACGGGTGAGCGTGGCAGGCAGGGATGCGTAGACGCGGGGGATGTATTCGGCGAAAGTCGGTACTGGAGGGCGAGTGCTCAGCCCTTTCAAGTCCTCTGCGGACACACCGAGGCTCTGTAGCACGGTCAGGGCGGTGGCGATCTTGTCAGGTGCTGGGGGAGTCATGCCGGTCCCTTATCGGTGAGGGCGGTGAACAGCGGTGCGGTCAGCTCGTCTATGAGTGGTCGGGGGAGTACGAGCAGCGTTTCGCTGGGTAGGTGGGCGGCCAGGAGGACGCGCTGCCCGGCGCCGATGCGCAGCGCACGGCGGATCGCCGCGGGCAGATGCAAGCTGCCCTGGTTGTCGATGCGGGCGTGTTCACCGGGGCAGGTGACCACGACGAAGCCCGCGCGCAGCCGGATTCGCACCCGCGTGCCGGGGGACCAGCTCAGGGTGCGGAACATGACTGCGTCGCTGATCCGGCCTTTGACATCGATGGAGCCGACGCCGTAGAGAGTTGTGTTCGCTGGCAGTTCGCTAACCGGTGCTAACGGCGGTGCGGGCGGACGCGGTGTGCGTCGCGTGGAACCAGGTTCTCTACTGTCTGCGCGGCTCGGCGGGATCAGTGGTCGCACTGTGTCAGAAGACACGGCTGTCGGCCTCTGCCAGCGCTATCGATCAGCGAACTAGGCGGTAGGGTGTTCCGGCGGCGTACCGACACCTGGGCAGTAGTGAGTTCGCAACGAGTTCGCGTCACTGTTCCGTTACTGTCCAGCACGAAACGCCACGATCGCTTAGATTGCCAAACGGGTGGTGACACCCGGGTTTCTCGAATCCGAAATGTGGAGGGCTGCTGTGTCTGTTCGATCGGTTCTTGGCAGGCGCGCCCTGCAAGCGATGTGCGTCCTCGCCGGTGGTGCACTGGTGTTGACGGGCTGTAGTAACTCCGAGGACGACTCGCCCGCGGTGGCGAAGGTACAGGGTATCGACAAGTTCGACACGGCCGCCGCGCAGCTACCGGACAAGATCAAGCAGTCGGGCAAGCTCGTCGTCGGAGTCAATATTCCCTATCAGCCCAACGAGTACAAGGACCCGAGCGGCAAGATCGTCGGCTTCGATGTCGATCTGATGGACGCGGTCGCCGCGACCCTCGGCCTCAAGGCCGAATACCTCGAATCCTCCTTCGAGAAGATCATTCCCGCGATCCAGGCGGGCACCTACGACGTCGGCATGTCCTCCATCACCGACTCGAAGGAACGCGAAC
Protein-coding sequences here:
- a CDS encoding AbrB/MazE/SpoVT family DNA-binding domain-containing protein, with the translated sequence MFRTLSWSPGTRVRIRLRAGFVVVTCPGEHARIDNQGSLHLPAAIRRALRIGAGQRVLLAAHLPSETLLVLPRPLIDELTAPLFTALTDKGPA
- a CDS encoding ISL3 family transposase; translated protein: MLPHLNDLLVQGVRAEADTVVVAAVVATSTARCGECGTLSGRVHSRYRRQLADAAVAGRKMVLRLVVRRFFCVNTGCRAKTFAEQVDGLTVKRSRRTDQLTAMLTRIAVALAGRAGARLAAQLGLPASRDTLLRLIRALPDPPVGAITALGVDDFAVKRSRRYATILLDMATHRPVDVIDGREADPLAAWLSQHPEIEIITRDRASAYSEAARRGAPQATQCADRWHLWQNLCQAVEKTVVAHRRCLTESSNASGDPGAAAHGSSGAVASEATENTPLLPEDYRGDGYAGLRARAVERYEAVQRLRAEGKGLRTIARELDIDRKTARRFALAADPEDVIATATSRARMIDQFVPHLLTRWNAGHTNVAALITELRELGYRGSPNNVYRFLRPYQASKPSARPVVVPPPKPNIRAVTSWITRHPDNLSDAETRQLTTILAYCPELAATRRHVGAFAVLMRDRRGDRLPEWIASVRADDLPALHSFATGLEHDFAAVTAGLTLNWSNGPTEGTVNKVKALKRQCFGRSNLDLLRKRILLSHNESGSTTEIRRPAD
- a CDS encoding DUF2637 domain-containing protein → MPDTSIDSPHAGVHTARPAPTTRKPRAHAFFWTVLTAAAILSITGNATQALLHDTALPAVAAAVAVIPPLALLAAVHGVSVLLRAHAGARGTHVVATAMTAFIAIGAFWLSFTALRSLAITAGVPHGEAWLWPLIIEGSMAQATVALLALAHSTTHSDIRPATTDQHAPQNTCTPSTTPTATQPEVMIDSDHVRMPPPLADRTDAEFQDVAALLCARDPGRRRDPDMVARALTHHHLDGWTPTRIARELNKSRSTISRILSDAATIETVAAEILAAPRKARAGQTTPTTFPRSRPATSTADYRHRR
- a CDS encoding site-specific integrase, which codes for MTPPAPDKIATALTVLQSLGVSAEDLKGLSTRPPVPTFAEYIPRVYASLPATLTRDAYLGYWRRLLELDGWADRRLDEVTVTDLQLAIELLQTQRKVRRNDRNGYSVRIHAVVALRRLYQSAVDDRLIDATDNPAQRLRLPRQQPSTRDKIPDEILRQMYDIAATTGQDPELDLLLLRLHTETACRPIGAMSLRRIDLDTTQCLIRLREKGNTERWQPVSPSLMDALLRHAADRPVAPDEPLLRSKRGGRPVRRRRYENMFVRMSRYIPDITVRGISIYWLRHTTLKWVERNFGLSVAKAYAGHADSHRDGATTIYTRASTSEVAEALSWLTGEQHPLAPSADYGSQPNE